A stretch of DNA from Triticum dicoccoides isolate Atlit2015 ecotype Zavitan unplaced genomic scaffold, WEW_v2.0 scaffold223870, whole genome shotgun sequence:
AAGGTGGTGCTCGTCGGCCACAGCCTCGGCGGCGTGAGCATTGCCCTCGCCTGCGAGCTGTTCCCGGAGAAGGTCGCCGCTGCGGTGTTCGTCTCCGCCTTCATGCCGGACCACAGGTCGCCGCCGTCGTACGTGCTTGAAAAGGTACACACCATGATCGAATTCCTCGAATCTGCAGCTCTAGATTTGACGTACGCGGAAACAGAAAACACCAATGTAGAAGGACAAGATATGGGCTGTGCAAtttcgatgtattgatcggtgcaccaggcacgtatatataagtacagagatggaccacaacctcaactatacaaaggaGACAGGAGGTGGACCCTACATacaaatatacacgtacacaatatactcaacacccccccctccgcgcagtcgaagcggcgccagtgacgcaaagactggaacgaaactcctcgaaagtagaagtcggcagtcccttcgtcatcacatcggcgaactgctgagcggtcggcacatggagaacccgcatgcgtccaagagccacctgctcgcgcacaaagtgaatgtccagctcgatgtgtttagtccggcgatgatgaacggggttggcggagaggtacaccgcagagacgttgtcacagtagacaaccgtagcctggGAAACGTCGTGATGCACCTCCTGCAGTAACTGTCGTAGCCAGGTGCACTCGGCAACGGCGTTGGCCACAgctcggtactcagcctccgcgctGGAGCGCGAAACTATTGGTTGTCGCTTAGACGACCACGAGACGAGTGAaggaccgaggtagacgcagtagccagaggtggaccgacAAGTGtcagggcagccagcccagtcagcATCGGAGTAGACCACCATCTCCAGA
This window harbors:
- the LOC119345308 gene encoding putative inactive methylesterase 20, with amino-acid sequence MHMAAPADQASSKHFVLVHGVCVGGWAWFKVATRLRSAGHRVSTPDLAASGVDPRPLREVSTFFDYSKPLLDLLGSLPPGEKVVLVGHSLGGVSIALACELFPEKVAAAVFVSAFMPDHRSPPSYVLEKVHTMIEFLESAALDLTYAETENTNVEGQDMGCAISMY